From Acomys russatus chromosome 2, mAcoRus1.1, whole genome shotgun sequence, one genomic window encodes:
- the Cavin4 gene encoding caveolae-associated protein 4, translated as MEHNGSASNAGKIHQNRLSSVTEDEDQDAALTIVTVLDKVAAVVDSVQASQKRIEERHRDMENAIKSVQIDLLKLSQSHSNTGYVVNKLFEKTRKVSAHIKDVKARVEKQQVHVTKVETKQEEIMKKNKFRVVIFQEDTRCPASLSVVKDRSLPENQEETEEVFDPPIDLSSDEEYYVEESRSARFRKSGKEHIDHIKKAFSKENMQKTRQNLDKKVSGIRTRIVTPERRERLRQSGERLRQSGERLRQSGERFKKSISNAAPSKEAFKIRSLRKPKDPKGEGQEGDRGMGVDIISGSLALGPIHEFHPDEFSETEKEVAKVGYIPQEGGHPPTPEPLKVTFKPQVRVEDDESLLLDLKQSS; from the exons ATGGAACACAATGGGTCTGCTTCAAATGCTGGTAAGATCCACCAGAATCGATTGTCCAGTGTGACTGAAGACGAAGACCAAGATGCAGCTCTCACCATTGTGACCGTGCTGGACAAGGTGGCCGCCGTTGTGGACAGTGTGCAGGCGAGCCAAAAGAGAATAGAGGAGAGACACAGGGACATGGAAAACGCCATAAAGTCCGTCCAGATCGACCTGTTGAAGCTCTCGCAGTCACACAGCAACACGGGCTATGTTGTTAACAAACTGTTTGAGAAGACCCGGAAAGTCAGTGCTCACATTAAAGATGTCAAGGCCCGGGTGGAGAAGCAACAGGTTCACGTAACCAAAGTTGAAACCAAGcaagaagaaataatgaagaaaaacaaattccgGGTGGTAATATTCCAG GAGGATACTCGGTGCCCCGCATCCCTGTCTGTTGTTAAAGACAGAAGCCTGCCTGAGAACCAGGAGGAGACTGAGGAAGTTTTTGATCCCCCAATAGATCTCTCATCAGATGAAGaatattatgttgaagaaagcaGGTCTGCCAGATTTAGAAAGTCAGGCAAGGAGCATATCGATCATATCAAGAAGGCATTTTCCAAGGAAAACATGCAGAAGACGCGTCAGAATCTTGACAAGAAAGTGAGTGGAATTAGAACGAGAATAGTCACACCTGAGAGGAGAGAGCGACTGCGGCAGTCcggagagaggctgaggcagtcgggagagaggctgaggcagtcgGGGGAAAGATTTAAGAAGTCAATTTCAAATGCTGCCCCCTCAAAGGAAGCCTTTAAGATACGCAGCCTTAGGAAACCTAAAGATCCCAAGGGCGAAGGCCAGGAGGGGGACAGAGGGATGGGCGTGGACATCATCTCAGGTAGCCTGGCTCTGGGGCCCATCCATGAGTTTCACCCTGATGAGTTCAGCGAAACAGAAAAGGAGGTGGCCAAGGTAGGGTACATTCCCCAAGAAGGAGGGCATCCCCCGACTCCTGAGCCTTTGAAGGTGACTTTTAAGCCTCAGGTGAGAGTAGAAGATGACGAGTCACTCCTGTTGGATTTAAAGCAGTCTTCCTAG